From the genome of Etheostoma spectabile isolate EspeVRDwgs_2016 chromosome 10, UIUC_Espe_1.0, whole genome shotgun sequence, one region includes:
- the arsia gene encoding arylsulfatase I, which translates to MATTALTGFSMMSLLSLGFLTWDLSPNQVENEPEHTFVDSSPVVQPPHIIFIMTDDQGFNDIGYHSSDIRTPALDKLAADGVKLENYYIQPICTPSRSQLITGRYQIHTGLQHSIIRPRQPNCLPFDQVTLPQRLQELGYSTHMVGKWHLGFYKKECLPTRRGFDTYFGSLTGSVNYYTYNSCDGPGRCGFDLHEGESVAWDQRGKYSTHLYTQRVRKILATHDPQSQPLFIYLSFQAVHTPLQSPREYIYPYRGLENVARRKYAAMVSAVDEAVHNITYALRKYGYYQNSVIIFSTDNGGQPLSGGSNWPLRGRKGTYWEGGVRGLGFVHSPLLRKKRRVSKALVHITDWYPTLVGLAGGNESLTEGVDGYNVWEAISDGKESPRLEILHNIDPLYNHASSGSLQKGYGIWNTAVQASIRAGDWKLLTGDPGYGDWIPPLMLPGFPGSWWNLERHTVQKSVWLFNISGDPNERFDLSEQRPDVVKELLARLVFYNRTAVPVRYPSEDLRADPHLNGGAWVPWVGDEEEDSWDTVYQKKNKDWTKKLKLSQSRSFFRRLNTRIMSNRI; encoded by the exons ATGGCAACAACAGCTCTGACCGGGTTCTCAATGATGAGCCTGCTCAGCCTCGGGTTCCTGACCTGGGACCTGAGTCCTAACCAGGTGGAAAACGAGCCTGAGCACACTTTTGTTGACAGCTCTCCCGTCGTGCAGCCTCCTCACATCATTTTCATCATGACGGATGATCAGGGATTCAACGACATCGGCTATCACAGCTCTGACATCAGGACACCGGCGCTGGATAAACTGGCTGCAGACGGAGTGAAGCTGGAGAATTATTACATCCAGCCCATCTGCACGCCCTCCCGCAGTCAGCTCATCACTGGCAG GTACCAAATTCACACTGGACTGCAGCACTCCATCATCCGTCCCCGGCAGCCCAACTGCCTGCCCTTTGACCAGGTCACCCTCCCCCAGAGACTGCAGGAGCTCGGCTACTCCACCCACATGGTCGGCAAGTGGCACCTGGGCTTCTACAAGAAGGAGTGTCTGCCCACTCGCCGTGGCTTTGACACATACTTTGGCTCCTTAACGGGCAGTGTGAACTACTACACCTACAACTCCTGTGACGGCCCCGGGCGGTGTGGCTTCGACCTCCATGAAGGGGAGTCGGTCGCCTGGGATCAGAGGGGCAAATACTCCACCCATCTCTACACACAGAGAGTCCGCAAAATCCTGGCAACCCACGATCCTCAGTCCCAGCCGCTGTTCATCTACCTCTCCTTCCAAGCTGTTCATACACCCCTGCAGTCTCCGCGGGAGTACATCTACCCGTACCGTGGGCTGGAAAACGTGGCCCGCAGGAAATACGCTGCAATGGTCTCAGCTGTTGACGAGGCAGTACATAATATAACTTACGCTCTTCGTAAGTATGGTTATTACCAGAACAGTGTCATCATCTTCTCCACTGACAACGGTGGCCAGCCGTTGTCTGGTGGCAGTAACTGGCCGCTCAGAGGACGTAAAGGCACTTACTGGGAAGGCGGCGTCCGGGGTCTGGGGTTTGTCCACAGCCCTCTGttaaggaagaagaggagggtgaGTAAAGCCCTAGTGCACATCACGGACTGGTACCCCACACTGGTGGGATTAGCAGGTGGCAATGAGTCCCTGACAGAGGGGGTGGATGGGTATAATGTTTGGGAAGCCATCAGTGATGGGAAGGAGTCCCCCAGGTTAGAGATCCTCCACAATATTGACCCTCTGTATAACCATGCTAGCAGTGGCTCCCTGCAGAAAGGATATGGGATTTGGAACACAGCTGTTCAGGCCTCCATAAGAGCTGGAGACTGGAAACTCCTAACAGGAGACCCTGGCTACGGAGACTGGATTCCACCGCTGATGCTTCCGGGTTTCCCTGGCAGCTGGTGGAACCTGGAGCGCCACACTGTACAGAAATCTGTGTGGCTTTTCAACATCTCCGGAGATCCCAACGAACGTTTTGACCTTTCTGAGCAGAGACCAGATGTTGTGAAAGAGCTGCTAGCTAGATTGGTGTTCTACAATCGCACAGCGGTGCCAGTTAGGTACCCATCCGAGGACCTACGGGCTGACCCCCACCTCAATGGAGGTGCCTGGGTGCCCTGGGtaggagatgaggaggaggacagcTGGGACACCGTctaccagaaaaaaaacaaggattgGACAAAGAAGCTGAAACTGTCCCAAAGCAGGTCATTTTTCAGGAGACTCAACACTAGAATCATGTCCAACAGAATATAA